The Brachyhypopomus gauderio isolate BG-103 chromosome 17, BGAUD_0.2, whole genome shotgun sequence genome includes a window with the following:
- the atp6v1c2 gene encoding V-type proton ATPase subunit C 1-B isoform X1, with product MTEFWLVSVPLDKVNSQALEDLKQAASKDRLGTSVRFLIPELKQLGTLDVLLGVCDALAGLDSYVEVVMRKSSQCMAEITEESSHNLLENITTNGEHRTHHRVPRSPLKAHLQALQVDLITYVTKFQWDRSKYPTVLSLKTLTEVLLKQVTQVETELTSRFTAYNNVKANMQGLEKKAEGRLQTRALTHIVKKEDLVLNSEYLTTLVVVVSRESIGQWENTYESMSEFVVPRSSRKLLEEEDAVIFTVTLFKKAVSEFKGNAKKHKFTVREFNLVEAERQKEQMCLLRVEKKEQHGTFLCWLKVNVKEVFIAWIHVKALRVFAESVLRYGLPVSFQAVLIKPEKKHAKQLREQLNTLFTHLDPMAAASKLEVGPDELEVNVREHEYFSYICYPINMNSVTSS from the exons ATGACAGAGTTCTGGCTGGTCTCAGTGCCTCTGGACAAAGTCAACTCTCAGGCACTGGAAGATCTCAAACAGGCAGCATCGAAAGATAGACTAGGTACCAGCGTCCGTTTCCTCATCCCTGAACTTAAG CAGCTAGGCACCCTAGATGtgttgctgggtgtgtgtgatgccCTCGCCGGTCTGGACTCCTATGTAGAAGT AGTAATGCGGAAATCTTCCCAGTGTATGGCAGAGATCACGGAAGAGTCCAGTCACAACCTCCTGGAGAACATCACAACAAATGGAG AGCACAGAACCCACCACAGAGTCCCACGGTCACCCCTCAAAGCTCATCTTCAGGCCTTGCAGG TGGATCTGATTACATATGTGACAAAGTTCCAATGGGACCGATCCAAGTACCCCACTGTGCTGTCTCTCAAAACACTGACGGAGGTTCTCCTgaag CAAGTGACTCAGGTAGAAACAGAGTTGACGTCACGTTTTACTGCATATAATAATGTGAAAGCCAATATGCAAGGCCTTGAGAAAAAAGCAGA GGGGCGCCTGCAGACTCGCGCTTTAACTCACATTGTGAAGAAGGAGGATTTGGTCCTTAACTCAGAGTATCTCACTAccttagtggtggtggtgtccaG AGAAAGCATTGGACAGTGGGAGAACACCTATGAATCCATGTCAGAGTTTGTGGTTCCTCGCTCCAGCAG GAAACTTCTAGAAGAAGAGGATGCTGTAATTTTCACAGTGACACTCTTCAAGAAGGCTGTCAGTGAATTTAAAGGCAATGCCAAGAAACACAA GTTTACAGTGCGTGAATTCAACTTAGTAGAAGCAGAAAGGCAAAAAGAACAGATGTGTCTCCTTAGAGTCGAGAAGAAAGAACAACAT GGAACATTCTTGTGCTGGCTAAAAGTAAATGTTAAGGAAGTGTTCATCGCTTGGATCCATGTCAAGGCTCTCAGAGTGTTTGCTGAATCAGTCCTCAG GTATGGCCTGCCAGTCAGTTTCCAGGCAGTCCTGATCAAGCCAGAGAAGAAACATGCCAAGCAGTTGAGGGAGCAGCTCAACACCCTGTTCACCCACCTGGACCCTATGGCAGCTGCCAGCAAACTAGAG GTGGGGCCTGATGAACTGGAGGTTAATGTCAGAGAACATGAGTACTTCTCCTACATCTGTTACCCCATCAACATGAACTCAGTGACCTCGAGCTAG
- the atp6v1c2 gene encoding V-type proton ATPase subunit C 1-B isoform X2: MTEFWLVSVPLDKVNSQALEDLKQAASKDRLGTSVRFLIPELKLGTLDVLLGVCDALAGLDSYVEVVMRKSSQCMAEITEESSHNLLENITTNGEHRTHHRVPRSPLKAHLQALQVDLITYVTKFQWDRSKYPTVLSLKTLTEVLLKQVTQVETELTSRFTAYNNVKANMQGLEKKAEGRLQTRALTHIVKKEDLVLNSEYLTTLVVVVSRESIGQWENTYESMSEFVVPRSSRKLLEEEDAVIFTVTLFKKAVSEFKGNAKKHKFTVREFNLVEAERQKEQMCLLRVEKKEQHGTFLCWLKVNVKEVFIAWIHVKALRVFAESVLRYGLPVSFQAVLIKPEKKHAKQLREQLNTLFTHLDPMAAASKLEVGPDELEVNVREHEYFSYICYPINMNSVTSS; the protein is encoded by the exons ATGACAGAGTTCTGGCTGGTCTCAGTGCCTCTGGACAAAGTCAACTCTCAGGCACTGGAAGATCTCAAACAGGCAGCATCGAAAGATAGACTAGGTACCAGCGTCCGTTTCCTCATCCCTGAACTTAAG CTAGGCACCCTAGATGtgttgctgggtgtgtgtgatgccCTCGCCGGTCTGGACTCCTATGTAGAAGT AGTAATGCGGAAATCTTCCCAGTGTATGGCAGAGATCACGGAAGAGTCCAGTCACAACCTCCTGGAGAACATCACAACAAATGGAG AGCACAGAACCCACCACAGAGTCCCACGGTCACCCCTCAAAGCTCATCTTCAGGCCTTGCAGG TGGATCTGATTACATATGTGACAAAGTTCCAATGGGACCGATCCAAGTACCCCACTGTGCTGTCTCTCAAAACACTGACGGAGGTTCTCCTgaag CAAGTGACTCAGGTAGAAACAGAGTTGACGTCACGTTTTACTGCATATAATAATGTGAAAGCCAATATGCAAGGCCTTGAGAAAAAAGCAGA GGGGCGCCTGCAGACTCGCGCTTTAACTCACATTGTGAAGAAGGAGGATTTGGTCCTTAACTCAGAGTATCTCACTAccttagtggtggtggtgtccaG AGAAAGCATTGGACAGTGGGAGAACACCTATGAATCCATGTCAGAGTTTGTGGTTCCTCGCTCCAGCAG GAAACTTCTAGAAGAAGAGGATGCTGTAATTTTCACAGTGACACTCTTCAAGAAGGCTGTCAGTGAATTTAAAGGCAATGCCAAGAAACACAA GTTTACAGTGCGTGAATTCAACTTAGTAGAAGCAGAAAGGCAAAAAGAACAGATGTGTCTCCTTAGAGTCGAGAAGAAAGAACAACAT GGAACATTCTTGTGCTGGCTAAAAGTAAATGTTAAGGAAGTGTTCATCGCTTGGATCCATGTCAAGGCTCTCAGAGTGTTTGCTGAATCAGTCCTCAG GTATGGCCTGCCAGTCAGTTTCCAGGCAGTCCTGATCAAGCCAGAGAAGAAACATGCCAAGCAGTTGAGGGAGCAGCTCAACACCCTGTTCACCCACCTGGACCCTATGGCAGCTGCCAGCAAACTAGAG GTGGGGCCTGATGAACTGGAGGTTAATGTCAGAGAACATGAGTACTTCTCCTACATCTGTTACCCCATCAACATGAACTCAGTGACCTCGAGCTAG
- the atp6v1c2 gene encoding V-type proton ATPase subunit C 1-A isoform X3, producing the protein MRKSSQCMAEITEESSHNLLENITTNGEHRTHHRVPRSPLKAHLQALQVDLITYVTKFQWDRSKYPTVLSLKTLTEVLLKQVTQVETELTSRFTAYNNVKANMQGLEKKAEGRLQTRALTHIVKKEDLVLNSEYLTTLVVVVSRESIGQWENTYESMSEFVVPRSSRKLLEEEDAVIFTVTLFKKAVSEFKGNAKKHKFTVREFNLVEAERQKEQMCLLRVEKKEQHGTFLCWLKVNVKEVFIAWIHVKALRVFAESVLRYGLPVSFQAVLIKPEKKHAKQLREQLNTLFTHLDPMAAASKLEVGPDELEVNVREHEYFSYICYPINMNSVTSS; encoded by the exons ATGCGGAAATCTTCCCAGTGTATGGCAGAGATCACGGAAGAGTCCAGTCACAACCTCCTGGAGAACATCACAACAAATGGAG AGCACAGAACCCACCACAGAGTCCCACGGTCACCCCTCAAAGCTCATCTTCAGGCCTTGCAGG TGGATCTGATTACATATGTGACAAAGTTCCAATGGGACCGATCCAAGTACCCCACTGTGCTGTCTCTCAAAACACTGACGGAGGTTCTCCTgaag CAAGTGACTCAGGTAGAAACAGAGTTGACGTCACGTTTTACTGCATATAATAATGTGAAAGCCAATATGCAAGGCCTTGAGAAAAAAGCAGA GGGGCGCCTGCAGACTCGCGCTTTAACTCACATTGTGAAGAAGGAGGATTTGGTCCTTAACTCAGAGTATCTCACTAccttagtggtggtggtgtccaG AGAAAGCATTGGACAGTGGGAGAACACCTATGAATCCATGTCAGAGTTTGTGGTTCCTCGCTCCAGCAG GAAACTTCTAGAAGAAGAGGATGCTGTAATTTTCACAGTGACACTCTTCAAGAAGGCTGTCAGTGAATTTAAAGGCAATGCCAAGAAACACAA GTTTACAGTGCGTGAATTCAACTTAGTAGAAGCAGAAAGGCAAAAAGAACAGATGTGTCTCCTTAGAGTCGAGAAGAAAGAACAACAT GGAACATTCTTGTGCTGGCTAAAAGTAAATGTTAAGGAAGTGTTCATCGCTTGGATCCATGTCAAGGCTCTCAGAGTGTTTGCTGAATCAGTCCTCAG GTATGGCCTGCCAGTCAGTTTCCAGGCAGTCCTGATCAAGCCAGAGAAGAAACATGCCAAGCAGTTGAGGGAGCAGCTCAACACCCTGTTCACCCACCTGGACCCTATGGCAGCTGCCAGCAAACTAGAG GTGGGGCCTGATGAACTGGAGGTTAATGTCAGAGAACATGAGTACTTCTCCTACATCTGTTACCCCATCAACATGAACTCAGTGACCTCGAGCTAG